Proteins found in one Trichoplusia ni isolate ovarian cell line Hi5 chromosome 14, tn1, whole genome shotgun sequence genomic segment:
- the LOC113500559 gene encoding kallikrein-6-like isoform X4 encodes MGRIVSLLLVFLLAFYGSSALPQAQIINTTTTILSTHFNANIGEFPYMVSFQKRFDETSERGHQCGGVLITLEHVLTAASCLFFDASGYPAEIDSKYYRIFAGHNGLSNDKDPDRLRLIKSYTMHPNFEAGDKHLYDIAVLTLASPFIENYRLKPLPLPKQDDRPENHLYDDRVGAVYCKVPGWGQDTPTAPTQNTMKYVSKTLRNLKECESEYPKVDLSAVSSSMVCAASTMNMTYGCHGDEGNPLVCNNRLVGILFQNHTCEISTKPQLYTRVSHYSNWIQSVIDAQKASSTTFQPTVAMVTIFTVSQYVISKFNI; translated from the exons atgggaaGAATTGTGAGTTTATTGTTAGTATTTTTACTCGCGTTTTATG GGTCATCTGCCTTACCCCAAgcacaaattataaatactacaACTACTATATTAAGTACACATTTTAATGCAAATATTGGAGAGTTTCCTTACatg GTTTCCTTTCAAAAGAGGTTTGATGAGACATCTGAGCGTGGACATCAATGTGGTGGGGTGTTGATCACATTAGAACATGTATTGACCGCTGCCAGCTGTTTGTTTTTCGATGCCTCAGG GTATCCTGCAGAGATTGACTCAAAATACTATAGGATATTTGCTGGCCATAATGGTCTTTCTAATGACAAGGACCCTGACCGCCTGCGCCTGATAAAAAGCTACACAATGCATCCTAACTTTGAGGCTGGTGACAAACACCTATATGACATTGCTGTTTTAACT TTGGCTTCACCATTCATTGAAAACTACAGGCTGAAGCCTCTTCCTTTACCAAAGCAGGATGACAGACCTGAGAATCACCTATATGATGATAGGGTAGGTGCTGTCTACTGTAAAGTTCCTGGATGGGGACAAGATACTCCAACTGCCCCT acGCAAAATACTATGAAATACGTATCGAAGACTCTTCGAAATCTGAAAGAATGTGAATCCGAGTACCCGAAAGTAGATTTGTCTGCTGTCTCCTCGAGTATGGTGTGTGCTGCTTCAACCATGAACATGACTTATGGATGCCAT GGTGATGAAGGCAACCCTTTAGTTTGCAACAATCGTCTAGTGGGTATTCTATTTCAAAACCACACGTGTGAGATTTCTACGAAACCTCAACTGTACACTCGCGTCTCGCACTACTCCAACTGGATACAGAGCGTCATTGATGCCCAGAAAGCATCTTCAACAACCTTTCAGCCAACCGTCGCTATGGTTACCATCTTTACTGTATCACAGTATGTAATCTCTAAGTTCAATATTTAG
- the LOC113500559 gene encoding kallikrein-6-like isoform X3 — MGRIVSLLLVFLLAFYAGSSALPQAQIINTTTTILSTHFNANIGEFPYMVSFQKRFDETSERGHQCGGVLITLEHVLTAASCLFFDASGYPAEIDSKYYRIFAGHNGLSNDKDPDRLRLIKSYTMHPNFEAGDKHLYDIAVLTLASPFIENYRLKPLPLPKQDDRPENHLYDDRVGAVYCKVPGWGQDTPTAPTQNTMKYVSKTLRNLKECESEYPKVDLSAVSSSMVCAASTMNMTYGCHGDEGNPLVCNNRLVGILFQNHTCEISTKPQLYTRVSHYSNWIQSVIDAQKASSTTFQPTVAMVTIFTVSQYVISKFNI, encoded by the exons atgggaaGAATTGTGAGTTTATTGTTAGTATTTTTACTCGCGTTTTATG caGGGTCATCTGCCTTACCCCAAgcacaaattataaatactacaACTACTATATTAAGTACACATTTTAATGCAAATATTGGAGAGTTTCCTTACatg GTTTCCTTTCAAAAGAGGTTTGATGAGACATCTGAGCGTGGACATCAATGTGGTGGGGTGTTGATCACATTAGAACATGTATTGACCGCTGCCAGCTGTTTGTTTTTCGATGCCTCAGG GTATCCTGCAGAGATTGACTCAAAATACTATAGGATATTTGCTGGCCATAATGGTCTTTCTAATGACAAGGACCCTGACCGCCTGCGCCTGATAAAAAGCTACACAATGCATCCTAACTTTGAGGCTGGTGACAAACACCTATATGACATTGCTGTTTTAACT TTGGCTTCACCATTCATTGAAAACTACAGGCTGAAGCCTCTTCCTTTACCAAAGCAGGATGACAGACCTGAGAATCACCTATATGATGATAGGGTAGGTGCTGTCTACTGTAAAGTTCCTGGATGGGGACAAGATACTCCAACTGCCCCT acGCAAAATACTATGAAATACGTATCGAAGACTCTTCGAAATCTGAAAGAATGTGAATCCGAGTACCCGAAAGTAGATTTGTCTGCTGTCTCCTCGAGTATGGTGTGTGCTGCTTCAACCATGAACATGACTTATGGATGCCAT GGTGATGAAGGCAACCCTTTAGTTTGCAACAATCGTCTAGTGGGTATTCTATTTCAAAACCACACGTGTGAGATTTCTACGAAACCTCAACTGTACACTCGCGTCTCGCACTACTCCAACTGGATACAGAGCGTCATTGATGCCCAGAAAGCATCTTCAACAACCTTTCAGCCAACCGTCGCTATGGTTACCATCTTTACTGTATCACAGTATGTAATCTCTAAGTTCAATATTTAG
- the LOC113500559 gene encoding kallikrein-6-like isoform X2 — protein MFCVHSAHCVLRIHNARWSSKKNGKNWSSALPQAQIINTTTTILSTHFNANIGEFPYMVSFQKRFDETSERGHQCGGVLITLEHVLTAASCLFFDASGYPAEIDSKYYRIFAGHNGLSNDKDPDRLRLIKSYTMHPNFEAGDKHLYDIAVLTLASPFIENYRLKPLPLPKQDDRPENHLYDDRVGAVYCKVPGWGQDTPTAPTQNTMKYVSKTLRNLKECESEYPKVDLSAVSSSMVCAASTMNMTYGCHGDEGNPLVCNNRLVGILFQNHTCEISTKPQLYTRVSHYSNWIQSVIDAQKASSTTFQPTVAMVTIFTVSQYVISKFNI, from the exons ATGTTCTGTGTTCATTCGGCACATTGTGTTTTGCGAATTCATAACGCAAGGTggagtagtaaaaaaaatgggaaGAATT GGTCATCTGCCTTACCCCAAgcacaaattataaatactacaACTACTATATTAAGTACACATTTTAATGCAAATATTGGAGAGTTTCCTTACatg GTTTCCTTTCAAAAGAGGTTTGATGAGACATCTGAGCGTGGACATCAATGTGGTGGGGTGTTGATCACATTAGAACATGTATTGACCGCTGCCAGCTGTTTGTTTTTCGATGCCTCAGG GTATCCTGCAGAGATTGACTCAAAATACTATAGGATATTTGCTGGCCATAATGGTCTTTCTAATGACAAGGACCCTGACCGCCTGCGCCTGATAAAAAGCTACACAATGCATCCTAACTTTGAGGCTGGTGACAAACACCTATATGACATTGCTGTTTTAACT TTGGCTTCACCATTCATTGAAAACTACAGGCTGAAGCCTCTTCCTTTACCAAAGCAGGATGACAGACCTGAGAATCACCTATATGATGATAGGGTAGGTGCTGTCTACTGTAAAGTTCCTGGATGGGGACAAGATACTCCAACTGCCCCT acGCAAAATACTATGAAATACGTATCGAAGACTCTTCGAAATCTGAAAGAATGTGAATCCGAGTACCCGAAAGTAGATTTGTCTGCTGTCTCCTCGAGTATGGTGTGTGCTGCTTCAACCATGAACATGACTTATGGATGCCAT GGTGATGAAGGCAACCCTTTAGTTTGCAACAATCGTCTAGTGGGTATTCTATTTCAAAACCACACGTGTGAGATTTCTACGAAACCTCAACTGTACACTCGCGTCTCGCACTACTCCAACTGGATACAGAGCGTCATTGATGCCCAGAAAGCATCTTCAACAACCTTTCAGCCAACCGTCGCTATGGTTACCATCTTTACTGTATCACAGTATGTAATCTCTAAGTTCAATATTTAG
- the LOC113500559 gene encoding kallikrein-6-like isoform X1 encodes MFCVHSAHCVLRIHNARWSSKKNGKNSGSSALPQAQIINTTTTILSTHFNANIGEFPYMVSFQKRFDETSERGHQCGGVLITLEHVLTAASCLFFDASGYPAEIDSKYYRIFAGHNGLSNDKDPDRLRLIKSYTMHPNFEAGDKHLYDIAVLTLASPFIENYRLKPLPLPKQDDRPENHLYDDRVGAVYCKVPGWGQDTPTAPTQNTMKYVSKTLRNLKECESEYPKVDLSAVSSSMVCAASTMNMTYGCHGDEGNPLVCNNRLVGILFQNHTCEISTKPQLYTRVSHYSNWIQSVIDAQKASSTTFQPTVAMVTIFTVSQYVISKFNI; translated from the exons ATGTTCTGTGTTCATTCGGCACATTGTGTTTTGCGAATTCATAACGCAAGGTggagtagtaaaaaaaatgggaaGAATT caGGGTCATCTGCCTTACCCCAAgcacaaattataaatactacaACTACTATATTAAGTACACATTTTAATGCAAATATTGGAGAGTTTCCTTACatg GTTTCCTTTCAAAAGAGGTTTGATGAGACATCTGAGCGTGGACATCAATGTGGTGGGGTGTTGATCACATTAGAACATGTATTGACCGCTGCCAGCTGTTTGTTTTTCGATGCCTCAGG GTATCCTGCAGAGATTGACTCAAAATACTATAGGATATTTGCTGGCCATAATGGTCTTTCTAATGACAAGGACCCTGACCGCCTGCGCCTGATAAAAAGCTACACAATGCATCCTAACTTTGAGGCTGGTGACAAACACCTATATGACATTGCTGTTTTAACT TTGGCTTCACCATTCATTGAAAACTACAGGCTGAAGCCTCTTCCTTTACCAAAGCAGGATGACAGACCTGAGAATCACCTATATGATGATAGGGTAGGTGCTGTCTACTGTAAAGTTCCTGGATGGGGACAAGATACTCCAACTGCCCCT acGCAAAATACTATGAAATACGTATCGAAGACTCTTCGAAATCTGAAAGAATGTGAATCCGAGTACCCGAAAGTAGATTTGTCTGCTGTCTCCTCGAGTATGGTGTGTGCTGCTTCAACCATGAACATGACTTATGGATGCCAT GGTGATGAAGGCAACCCTTTAGTTTGCAACAATCGTCTAGTGGGTATTCTATTTCAAAACCACACGTGTGAGATTTCTACGAAACCTCAACTGTACACTCGCGTCTCGCACTACTCCAACTGGATACAGAGCGTCATTGATGCCCAGAAAGCATCTTCAACAACCTTTCAGCCAACCGTCGCTATGGTTACCATCTTTACTGTATCACAGTATGTAATCTCTAAGTTCAATATTTAG
- the LOC113500490 gene encoding dnaJ homolog subfamily A member 1, which produces MVKETTYYDILGVKPTCTSDELKKAYRKLALKYHPDKNPNEGEKFKQISQAYEVLSNPDKRRIYDQGGEQSLKEGGVGASGFSSPMDLFDMFFGGGFSGGRRGRGRERKGKDVIHQLSVTLEELYRGAVRKLALQKNVICDKCEGRGGKKGAVQTCPTCRGTGFQIQMQQLAPGMIHQVQGACSECRGQGEIIDPKDRCKVCQGRKTVRDRKILEVHVDKGMTDGQKIVFSGEGDQEPDLEPGDLVLVLDEKEHEIFKRSGNDLIIRLNIELVEALCGFQKVIRTLDERDIVITVLPGEVTKHGEIKCVMNEGMPMYKNPFEKGQLIIQFLVNFPERIPPVVIPALENCLPPRPRIEIPELAEECQLMDLDPEQDARRRGAHHGNAYEEDDEHPGMNRVQCATS; this is translated from the exons ATGGTGAAAGAAACTACGTATTACGATATTTTGGGCGTCAAACCCACCTGCACAAGTGATGAACTCAAAAAAGCCTATAGGAAGCTAGCTCTGAAATACCACCCAGACAAAAACCCAAATGAAGGCGAGAAGTTCAAACAAATTTCACAAGCCTATGAAGTTTTATCAAACCCTGACAAAAGGCGGATTTATGACCAag GTGGTGAACAATCACTGAAGGAAGGTGGTGTCGGCGCCAGCGGTTTCTCCTCACCCATGGACCTCTTTGACATGTTCTTTGGTGGAGGCTTCAGCGGCGGCCGTCGTGGACGTGGTCGTGAACGGAAGGGCAAAGATGTTATTCATCAGCTGTCTGTAACCCTTGAGGAGCTTTACCGTGGTGCTGTAAGGAAACTGGCACTCCAGAAGAATGTTATCTGTGACAAATGTGAAGGCCGTGGTGGAAAGAAG GGTGCAGTACAGACTTGTCCCACTTGCCGTGGAACAGGTTTCCAGATCCAGATGCAGCAGCTGGCTCCTGGCATGATCCACCAGGTTCAAGGTGCCTGTAGTGAGTGCCGTGGACAGGGTGAAATTATCGACCCTAAGGATCGCTGCAAAGTTTGCCAG GGCCGCAAGACGGTGCGTGACCGCAAGATCTTGGAGGTGCATGTTGACAAAGGCATGACTGACGGACAGAAGATTGTGTTCAGTGGAGAGGGCGACCAGGAACCAGATCTAGAGCCCGGCGATCTTGTATTAGTTTTAGATGAGAAAGAACATgaa ATATTCAAACGTTCTGGCAATGATCTCATAATTCGATTGAACATTGAACTCGTGGAGGCTCTCTGTGGCTTCCAAAAGGTGATCAGAACCTTAGATGAAAGGGATATTGTGATCACTGTTCTCCCCGGCGAAGTTACTAAACACGGTGAAATCAAGTGTGTGATGAATGAAG gTATGCCAATGTACAAGAATCCATTTGAAAAGGGCCAACTCATAATTCAGTTCTTAGTGAACTTCCCTGAACGCATTCCGCCTGTAGTCATTCCGGCTCTTGAAAACTGCCTGCCGCCGCGACCTAGG ATTGAAATCCCTGAACTGGCTGAAGAGTGCCAGCTCATGGACCTGGACCCGGAGCAGgacgcgcggcggcgcggcgcccaCCACGGCAACGCCTACGAGGAGGACGACGAGCATCCCGGCATGAACAGGGTGCAGTGTGCCACCAGCTAG